Genomic segment of Dactylococcopsis salina PCC 8305:
TTCTTTTCCTTCTAAAAGTTCCAGACTTGCTCCACCACCTGTGGAAATATGGCTCATTTTATCAGCAACACCGACTTTTTCCACCGCCGAAACGGAATCACCACCACCAATAATTGTGGTTGCGCCATTATCCGTCAATTCTGCTAAAGTGCGAGCAATGGCTTCTGTTCCTTTGGCGAATGCTTCCATTTCAAAAACACCCATCGGACCATTCCAAATCACACCTTTACAGTCGGAAAGGGCTTCTTTAAAGGCTTCCACACTTTTCGGACCAATATCTAATCCCATCCAACTATTCGGGATGTTCTCAACGGTAACGGTTTGAGTGTTTGCATCTTCGGCAAAATTATCAGCAATAATAACGTCAGTGGGAAAGATAATTTCTACCCCTTTTTCTTTTGCTTTTGCTTCTAAAGACTTTGCTAAATCGAGTTTATCGTTTTCCACTAAAGAGTTACCAACACTCATTCCTCGTGCTTTAAAGAAGGTGAAGATCATCCCACCACCGATGATCAACTTATCGCACTTTTCAATTAACGTTTCAATAACACCAATTTTACTGGAGACTTTAGAACCGCCAATAATTGCGGCAAAGGGACGTTGGGGGTTTTCAACGGCTTTTTTGAGGTAATCTAGCTCTTTTTCGATGAGATAGCCACCAACACAAGGGCTGAGATGTTTTGTTACCCCTTCGGTGGAAGCATGAGCGCGGTGAGCCGTTCCAAACGCATCGTTAACGTAAACATCAGCATTGGCAGCGAGTTGTTTACTAAATTCTGGATCATTGGCTTCTTCTTCAGAATGGAAACGGAGGTTTTCTAATAATGCAACCTGACTGTTTTGTAAGCCATCAATTTTTTGTTTAACTGCGTCACCAATACAGTCATCACATTTCACCACTTCCTGTTCGAGAAGCTGGGATAAACGTTCAGCAACTGGAGTCAAACGTAATTTTTCTTTGACTTCCCCTTTGGGACGACCCATGTGGCTACAAAGAATGACTTTTGCATTTTTTTGGATTAAGTCTTTGATGGTAGGGAGGGCAGCCCGAATACGGGTATCGTCCGTAATTTCTCCTTGAGGGTTCATCGGGACGTTAAAATCAGCACGGACTAAGACTCGTTTACCACTAACGTCAGTTTCGCTGAGGCTGGCGATCGTTTTTTTTGCCACGATTAATTTCCTCCTATTATTGGGATTTCTTATCTGGGAGCGGGTTTTATAGTTACTCCCTTGCTGATTTTACCTTAATCCAGTCACTGATCTACCCGACATCAAAACTGGGTCAACTCTCGAAAGAAATGAATAAATCTAGAAATTCACTCTTGACAAATTAAGTAGATCATGGAAGCGTAGAACCAGCTTCAGGTAGTTCCTTATAATTTAATTAGTGTTGGGTTTCGCTTCGCTACACCCAACCTACATGGTTGTACTTCGTTCTTTGTCCTTTTACAAAACACTAGGCGAGTTGATCGCGCATTAATTCCCCATCGGCTTGTAGTTCGTTTAACCAGCGATATAATCCTCCTCCAGAAAGAAGTTCTTGATGAGTGCCAATTTCTCGAATTTTGCCTTGATCTAAAACCACAATTTGATCGGCTTCGCGTACTGTACTTAAGCGATGAGCAATAATAATTAAGGTGCGAGTTCCTAGCAACGATCGCATCGCCATCTGAATCGATCGTTCGGACTCATAATCTAAACTGGAGGTGGCTTCATCAAACACCAGAACATCAGGATCAACCACTAACGCCCTTGCAATTCCTAACCGTTGACGTTGACCTCCAGAAAGACGCACCCCTCGCTCTCCGACGACTGTAAAATAGCCATGGGGTAATTCTGGCAAAAACTCATCCACACGAGCAGTTTTGCACGCTGCTTCTACTTGGGAAAAACTGGCTTGGGGATTGCCATAGGTTAAGTTATCCAGTAACGTTCCGTTAAAAATGTCAACTTCTTGATGCACGATCGCCAGCCGACGGCGATATCTCGCCACATCTAATTCCCGTAAGTCAGTGCCATCGATCGTAATGCTTCCTTGATTAGGTTCAAAGTAGCGGAATAGGAGTTTTGCCATTGTACTTTTCCCTGATCCCGATCGCCCGACTAAGGCAACCGTTTGATAGGGTTCAATTTGTAGGTTAATATCTTGCAAAACGGGGCGTTGCGGATCATAACCAAAACTCACATGATTAAGCGCCAATTTTCCTGTAAATTTGTAGGGATTATCTTGAGGGAGTTCTAAGTCTAAACTGGCAGCTTCTACACTAGAAGGCATCTGTGCGAACTCATGGAAGCGTAACATGGAAACATAGCGCCGCGCGAACATTTCCGCGAGATTACTAATCGGATCAAGTTCCGAATACGCCATACTCGCAACGGTAAACGTGGTAATAAAATGTCCGAGGGAAATATCCCCGCGCATGGTAGGAATTAAAGTCAGCACTAATACCGCGAATAAACTACTTTGGACAACGGTTCGCTGTTTTGTGCTAAGACGAACATAACTTCTGTGAATCCGATACAGCACGACTTGTAATTCTCGCTGGAGACGTTGGCGTTGACGTTCCATTTCCTGGCCTTCTGTCGCGAAGGCTTTAACGGTTTTGATGTTGGTAATAATTTCAGAGGTGCGACTATCTGTATTTTCCATGTAGCTTTCTAGCCGCGCTTCCCGTCTGACGATTTTTTGCAGATCATTGATGCTATACAGCAGAATCGCAATAAAGGAAATGGCAAACACGATCGCGATCCGCCATTCAATTAACGCAATGGCGATAAAAATCCCTAATACTCGCGCCAGTTTAGGAATCAGTTGACCAGCAATTTCGGGATACGTCCAAGTATGATTAGATAAGCCTCGTGTGACTCGTCGCGCAATGCGACCAGGGTTGTTTTCGTCGTAAAATTCTAGAGGAAGTGACAGAATTTTGGCGAAGATGCTTTTGGCGTTTTCTTGACGCGCCCGCAAGGGAATCGCCCAGTGAAACCACTCTGCTAACCAAGGCTGTAGGGGCGATCGAACCACTGTCACCACAAAAATCATCCCTAGCAAAATCACTAGGGAAACGGTGGAACTGAGCGTTAAATTGAACAGTTGGGCGCATAGATTTGTTAATCCCCTAATACCAGCGTCTAGGGGTTGATTGGCGAGAACATTCAAAATTTGCCCGATCGCGTAGGGGACAATTAAATCAAGGATTTCAAATGCACTCGCTGCGCCGATACTCAGCACAGATGCGCCCCAAAAAGAGCGATAGTATTTAATGATATCCCGTAGGGAAGCCATAAAATTTAACCTAATATTTGTAGCATCAAAAATTGATAAACTGTTCCGTAGTCCAAACTGCTTGTTTAAGAATCTCTCTTAATGTTCCTTCTGGTAAATCGATGATGGGGAATTGTCGTATAGCGATTAGTCTTTGGGTTATACCAGATTTCGTGGCTTCCTGCAGCTTGTCGATCAAACTTAAAACCTAAGCCCTTTAATTTTTTGACGACCTGTCTATATTTAAAGCCTGAAAGTCGTCCCATTAAATACCTACTATCATCGGGTAATCAAAACTATCACTTACATTAGCTAGATTAACTTGATCCTGACGTTCAGCTTGAGTTTCTAGTAATTTTTTCGCAACATCACGAGCAATTTCTATGGTTTCTGTTACCGTGCGACCTTGGGCGACTAAACCAGGGATATCCTCAGAGGT
This window contains:
- a CDS encoding ABC transporter ATP-binding protein, producing the protein MASLRDIIKYYRSFWGASVLSIGAASAFEILDLIVPYAIGQILNVLANQPLDAGIRGLTNLCAQLFNLTLSSTVSLVILLGMIFVVTVVRSPLQPWLAEWFHWAIPLRARQENAKSIFAKILSLPLEFYDENNPGRIARRVTRGLSNHTWTYPEIAGQLIPKLARVLGIFIAIALIEWRIAIVFAISFIAILLYSINDLQKIVRREARLESYMENTDSRTSEIITNIKTVKAFATEGQEMERQRQRLQRELQVVLYRIHRSYVRLSTKQRTVVQSSLFAVLVLTLIPTMRGDISLGHFITTFTVASMAYSELDPISNLAEMFARRYVSMLRFHEFAQMPSSVEAASLDLELPQDNPYKFTGKLALNHVSFGYDPQRPVLQDINLQIEPYQTVALVGRSGSGKSTMAKLLFRYFEPNQGSITIDGTDLRELDVARYRRRLAIVHQEVDIFNGTLLDNLTYGNPQASFSQVEAACKTARVDEFLPELPHGYFTVVGERGVRLSGGQRQRLGIARALVVDPDVLVFDEATSSLDYESERSIQMAMRSLLGTRTLIIIAHRLSTVREADQIVVLDQGKIREIGTHQELLSGGGLYRWLNELQADGELMRDQLA
- a CDS encoding type II toxin-antitoxin system HicB family antitoxin; the encoded protein is MERIANLHIEKLPEGVYLATSEDIPGLVAQGRTVTETIEIARDVAKKLLETQAERQDQVNLANVSDSFDYPMIVGI
- a CDS encoding phosphoglycerate kinase, whose protein sequence is MAKKTIASLSETDVSGKRVLVRADFNVPMNPQGEITDDTRIRAALPTIKDLIQKNAKVILCSHMGRPKGEVKEKLRLTPVAERLSQLLEQEVVKCDDCIGDAVKQKIDGLQNSQVALLENLRFHSEEEANDPEFSKQLAANADVYVNDAFGTAHRAHASTEGVTKHLSPCVGGYLIEKELDYLKKAVENPQRPFAAIIGGSKVSSKIGVIETLIEKCDKLIIGGGMIFTFFKARGMSVGNSLVENDKLDLAKSLEAKAKEKGVEIIFPTDVIIADNFAEDANTQTVTVENIPNSWMGLDIGPKSVEAFKEALSDCKGVIWNGPMGVFEMEAFAKGTEAIARTLAELTDNGATTIIGGGDSVSAVEKVGVADKMSHISTGGGASLELLEGKELPGIVALNDV